From the Malaclemys terrapin pileata isolate rMalTer1 chromosome 11, rMalTer1.hap1, whole genome shotgun sequence genome, the window ggcgtctgggtgaggaggctatggaacttggggaggagggctgttggttacacaggggctgtagcggcggtctctgctcctgctgcctttcctgcaactcaaccatacgctcgagcatatcactttgatgctccagcagacggagcattgcctcttgccgtctgtctgcaagctgacgccacctatcatcttcagcccgccacttgctctgttcttcccgcgattcagcccgccacctctcctctcgttcatattgggcttttctcatctccgtcattgactgcctccacgcattctgctgtgctctatcagcctgggcggacatctgcagctccgtgaacatctcgtccctcgtcttacgttttctctttctaatgttcacgagcctctgcgaaggagaaacatttgcagctggtggaggagaagggagaggtggttaaaaaagacacattttagggaacaatgggtacactctttcattacaaggtcgcatatttcggcttgcaggcagccatcgtaggccacagtgttttggcttttttaaccttcttaacatgcgggaaaggttgcaaacagcagcgcatttcccatatcaaggatgaattgggttgtccatttaaaatggggtttcaatgtaaaaggagggggctgcggtttcccggttaacatgcggcacaaacacaagtaaaccacccccccacacacacacacacacgattctctgggatgatcacttcacccctcccccccaccgcgtggttaacagcggggaacatttctggtcagaagagcaggaacgggcgcctctgaatgtcccccttaataaaatcaccccatttcaaccaggagagctttctggagatgtccctggaggatttccgctccatccccattcacgttaacagacttgcttgctttttttttgtaatgtttacaaatatttacaaagttacactcaccagaggtctcctgtgtgccctgagggtcttgggtgagttcgggggttactggttccaggtccagggtcacaaacatatcctggctgttggggaaaccggtttctccgcttccttgctgctgtgagctacctacagtacctccatcatcatcttcctcgttccccgaaccgtcttccctgtgtgtttctccagtgagagagtcatagcacacggttggggtagtggtggctgcaccccctaggatcgcatgcagctccgcgtagtagcggcaagtttgcggctctgccccggaccttccgtttgcttttctggctttgtggtaggcttgccgtagctccttaattttcacgcggcactgctgtgtgtccctgttatggcctcggtccttcatggccttggagatcttttctaatacttttccatttcttttactgctacggagttcagctatcactgcttcatctccccatatggcgagcagatctcgtacctcccgttcggtccatgctggagctcttttgcgatcctgggaggactccatgacggttacctgtgctgatgagctctgcgtggtcacctgtgctctccacgctgggcatacaggaaatgaaattcaaaccttcgcgggtcttttcctgtctacctggtcagtgcatctgagttgacagcgctgtccagagcggtcacaatgaagcactgtgggatagctcccggaggccaataacatcgaattccgtccacactaccccaattccgacccgcaaaggccggttttatcgctaatcccctcgtcggaggtggtgtaaagaaaccggtttaaagggccctttaattcgaaagaaagggcctcgttgtgtggacatgtccaggcttaattcggtttaacgctgctaaagtcgacctaaacccgtagtgtagaccaggcctctgtgaGGTGGCAGTTTCACTCTACTAGTCCACTCCCTCCTGACCTCAGTCTACTTATCTGCACAGAGATAGTCTGGTCTTTTGCCAGGATTTGGAAACCCCTTCAAATTGTTTCCACCACGAAAAAGCAGTTGGGAATTGGTCATTTGGGTATGAGagtac encodes:
- the LOC128845756 gene encoding mediator of RNA polymerase II transcription subunit 15-like, with protein sequence MFVTLDLEPVTPELTQDPQGTQETSAANVSPSQRLVNIRKRKRKTRDEMFTELQMSAQADRAQQNAWRQSMTEMRKAQYEREERWRAESREEQSKWRAEDDRWRQLADRRQEAMLRLLEHQSDMLERMVELQERQQEQRPPLQPLCNQQPSSPSSIASSPRRPRTRWGGLRPPSHSTPDDRPSIRRLAFNKS